Proteins from a genomic interval of Tripterygium wilfordii isolate XIE 37 unplaced genomic scaffold, ASM1340144v1 ctg422, whole genome shotgun sequence:
- the LOC119994959 gene encoding uncharacterized protein LOC119994959, with translation MDSDASSKNNRKKRKQILMEKRRDCCKGRFASINDPSSSSRKRTCNECEPAFLYGNIHRPPPSPIICVPPGFHNLVALDLGFPKRTCQFCRAIFWYAERLKSIKSRVPVYSSCCRQGRIKLPRSRESPQLLQQLFDYNGGRSSKLFRDNNRVYNSMFAFTSTGGKIDRGINNGQAPYVFKING, from the coding sequence ATGGACAGTGACGCATCAagtaaaaataatagaaaaaaaagaaagcagaTTCTGATGGAGAAAAGAAGGGATTGTTGCAAGGGTCGGTTTGCATCGATAAATGATCCTTCATCATCTTCCAGAAAAAGGACATGCAACGAGTGTGAGCCTGCATTTTTGTATGGCAATATTCATCGTCCACCACCTTCGCCAATCATATGTGTGCCTCCTGGTTTTCATAACTTGGTTGCTCTGGATTTGGGTTTCCCAAAACGTACCTGTCAATTCTGCAGGGCTATCTTCTGGTATGCAGAGCGACTAAAGTCCATTAAATCTCGAGTTCCAGTATACTCTTCTTGCTGCAGACAAGGTCGTATAAAACTTCCACGCTCTAGGGAAAGCCCGCAGCTCTTGCAGCAACTGTTCGACTATAACGGAGGCAGATCTTCAAAACTTTTCCGTGACAACAATAGAGTGTATAATTCAATGTTTGCATTTACCTCAACTGGCGGTAAGATTGATCGTGGAATTAACAATGGTCAAGCGCCTTATGTGTTCAAGATCAATGGTTAA
- the LOC119994957 gene encoding pentatricopeptide repeat-containing protein At4g14050, mitochondrial-like produces the protein MHIIISRYLHQLQLCVKRKAPSIANTLHAQIIKIGLHQCGPLPNTLLDAYGKCGQNEDAVQMFEEMPQRDYVSWASILTAYNQANLPGKTLSVFPSMFVLDRLQPDHFVFASLVKACSSLGALRQGQQVHARFFLSPFSEDDVVKSSLVDMYAKCGLPDIARLVFDSISAKNPVSWTAMISGYSRSGRKAEAISLFSGAPVRNLFSWTALISGFVQSGNGIDASNLFIEMRREGVDIVDPLVLSSVIGACANLATTGLGKQIHGLVIALGFESCLFISNALVDMYAKCSDIAAANCIFDCIQRRDVVSWTSIIVGAAQHGRAEEALARYKDMISAGIKPNEVTFVGLIYACSHSGLVGKGRELFKSMKEDYGIRPSLQHYTCLLDLLSRSGHLDEAHNLIKSMPFEPDEPTWAALLSACKHHGKIQMGIKVADHLLSLKPVDPSTYILLSNVYAGAAKWESVSKVRKLIEVMEIKKEPGYSCIDLGKEHQVFHAGETSHPMKEEIFGLLKELEAEMRKRGYVPDTSFVLHDMEEQEKERQLFWHSERLALAYGLLNAVPGTVIRIVKNVRVCGDCHNVLKFVSDIVKREIVVRDATRYHHFREGRCSCSEFW, from the coding sequence ATGCATATTATTATCTCTCGGTACCTTCACCAACTCCAACTCTGCGTCAAGCGCAAAGCCCCTTCCATTGCCAATACTCTCCATGCGCAGATCATCAAGATTGGCCTTCACCAATGTGGCCCCTTGCCCAACACTCTCCTTGACGCGTACGGCAAATGTGGGCAGAACGAAGATGCCGTTCAGATGTTCGAAGAAATGCCCCAAAGAGACTATGTCTCTTGGGCCTCGATCCTTACTGCCTACAACCAAGCCAACCTACCTGGCAAGACTCTCTCTGTATTTCCTTCCATGTTCGTGCTTGATAGGCTGCAACCTGATCATTTTGTGTTTGCTAGCCTCGTTAAGGCCTGTTCTAGCTTGGGGGCTTTGAGGCAAGGCCAGCAAGTGCATGCCCGCTTTTTTTTGTCGCCTTTTAGTGAGGATGATGTTGTTAAGTCTTCATTGGTTGACATGTATGCAAAATGTGGATTGCCGGATATTGCTCGCTTGGTTTTTGATTCGATTTCAGCGAAAAATCCTGTTTCCTGGACAGCCATGATATCTGGGTATTCTAGAAGTGGGCGGAAAGCGGAGGCCATTTCACTATTTTCGGGAGCTCCAGTTAGGAATTTGTTTTCATGGACAGCTTTGATATCAGGGTTTGTGCAGAGTGGTAATGGAATTGATGCATCCAATTTGTTTATCGAAATGCGGAGAGAAGGTGTTGATATTGTAGACCCCTTAGTTCTTTCGAGCGTTATAGGCGCTTGTGCTAATTTAGCGACGACGGGGCTGGGAAAGCAGATTCATGGTCTAGTTATTGCCCTTGGCTTTGAGTCTTGTTTGTTTATAAGTAATGCCCTAGTTGATATGTATGCCAAATGTAGTGATATAGCAGCAGCCAATTGCATTTTTGACTGCATACAACGTAGAGATGTTGTTTCATGGACTTCTATAATAGTTGGTGCTGCTCAGCATGGTCGTGCTGAAGAGGCATTGGCTAGATACAAGGACATGATTTCGGCTGGAATAAAGCCAAATGAAGTGACCTTTGTTGGATTAAtttatgcttgtagccattctGGGTTAGTTGGCAAAGGGCGTGAACTTTTCAAATCAATGAAAGAGGATTATGGGATAAGACCTTCATTGCAACATTACACGTGCTTGTTGGATCTTCTTAGTAGATCCGGGCATCTCGATGAGGCACATAATCTCATTAAGTCAATGCCGTTTGAGCCTGATGAACCGACATGGGCAGCTTTATTAAGTGCTTGCAAGCACCATGGTAAAATCCAAATGGGAATCAAGGTTGCCGATCATCTATTGTCATTGAAACCTGTTGATCCTTCAACCTATATACTGTTGTCTAATGTTTATGCTGGTGCTGCTAAGTGGGAGAGTGTATCAAAAGTTAGAAAATTGATTGAAGTTATGGAAATCAAGAAGGAACCAGGTTACAGTTGCATTGATCTTGGAAAGGAGCACCAAGTATTTCATGCTGGAGAGACATCTCATCCTATGAAGGAAGAAATATTTGGTTTGCTCAAGGAGTTAGAAGCAGAGATGAGAAAGAGAGGTTATGTTCCTGATACAAGCTTTGTTTTGCATGACATGGAGGAGCAAGAGAAGGAAAGACAGCTTTTCTGGCATAGTGAGAGATTGGCATTGGCGTATGGATTGCTTAATGCTGTGCCAGGGACAGTTATACGAATAGTAAAGAACGTTCGTGTTTGTGGAGATTGTCATAATGTTCTGAAATTTGTTAGTGATATTGTGAAGAGGGAAATTGTTGTAAGAGATGCCACAAGATACCATCATTTTAGGGAGGGGAGATGCTCTTGCAGTGAATTCTGGTGA